DNA from Rhodopirellula bahusiensis:
GTTACGGACTGCTCATTCGCTTTTGGTTGCTCTCCACCCTTTCTGTTGAAAACGCAGTTACCATCAGCTACGGGGCGGTAACGAATTCCCCAATCAGGACTTTCACCTGACAATTCAATCGCCTTTGCAGGCGCACTAGCCGACGGAGGCCCTCCGTCGGCCTGAGCACACCCGTCGCAACAAGCGATCCAATCCACAAAGCGCCAGCCATCGTTTCAGCACTTGCAAGTCAAGGCCCTCTCAATTTGCGTGTGATGTGCGCCGCAGAATGCCGGCACCTCCAAAAAACCCAACGCACCTGTCGCCGACAGAGGCCCTCTGTCGGCCCGCGCGCACCCATCCACAAAGCACCAGCCACCTTCCTTCGTCTTGCACGTCGGAGCCCATCGGCGAAAACAAAACAACGACGTGGAAGCAACCACCGGTGAAAACCGAGCTTCAAGCGATGTGGCAACGAAATATTGAAACTGCCAAGCAACAAAACATGCAGCCTCCGATTGACATGTTTGCCCAGTCAATTGCGGACCATTTGACAGGCACAAATTGAATTCGTTTTCCGCTGTGTTTCGTCGGGAAAACAGCAGAGCAAAGCGTTGCACGCCGAGCCGCCGTTCTCGCGTCTTCTGAAGTGCCAACGACGGCCCCGTCCGGGGCAACCTGCTAGGTTCCGCTATCGGTTTCGAGGCTTCCGCCCCGAGCTAAGGACGGCAGCCCATCCGGGGCAATTGGGCACAAAGCTCAAGAGCAGAAGGTGCCAGCTAGCTTTCCAGTTTCGTGCTCGTGCTCAGACGCGTCAGCGACGGTGCTCGTACTCGTGATCGAAACCCGTCCATATGGTCCTCTCAAACGTTTGACAGCGAACGACTCGACGTTGACCTACTTTCGATCAACGACGTTGCTCGGTCTTTCGAGACATCACCGTCGCTGAGCGGTTTGCGACGTCAGGCTCGCGACCAATGGCTGCGTGCCGCCGTCCAAGACCTGCTGCTGAGAACCAACAGAATCAAATTCCAAGACGATGACGCGATGAATGCCATCCTCGATCGGACCATTGTGATGCTGCCCTGAATGGCGATCAAATCCGATGGTGCCGCGGGACACCATCCTGACATCGATGACGAGTACGAGCACCGCTTCGCTGAGCACGAGCACGCAGAAGAGTCGGAATCGAATGACCTTAGTTGAGCACTCTGATCAACCAATGATTTCGTCGACGATTCGTCCGTGGACGTCGGTCAACCTGAAATCGCGACCGGCGTAGCGGTACGTCAGCCGCTTGTGGTCGTAACCCATCAGTCGCAAGACCGTCGCGTGCATGTCGTGTACGTGAACGCGGTTCTCCACCGCTTTGAAGCCGAGCTCGTCGGTTGCACCCACTCGCGTTCCCGCGTTCACACCGCCGCCGGCCATCCACATCGTGAACCCATAGTGGTTATGGTCGCGGCCGTTCATCTTGCCTTGGTTGGATCCTTCTTTTGGCATTTCCACGACGGGAGTCCGTCCGAATTCTCCGCCCCAAATCACCAGCGTCTCGTCCAACAATCCGGTTCGCTTCAGATCGCTCAACAAAGCCCCGATCCCTTGGTCGACACCCTTGGCAACTCGCCGGTGAGCCTTGTCCAAGTCGTCGTGGCTGTCCCAAGGCTGGCCGGCACCGGTGTAGAGCTGTACAAATCGGACGCCTCGTTCGACCAGCCGCCGAGCGATCAAGGCTTGCCGCGCAAAGTCGCCGTCGCCATACATCGTGCGAGTTTCTTCCGTTTCGCGACTGATGTCGAACGCTTCCGACGCTTCGCTCTGCATTCGGTAGGCAAGCTCGAACGATTCGATGCGTGATTCCAAACGCGGATCATTGCCTCGCTCGGACGCGTGTTGCTGATTCAACTTTGCAAGCAGATCCAACTGCTCACGCTGGTTCGTCGGGTGAACCGAACGGCCACGGATGTTTTCCAGCAACCGTTCGACCGTCGCGAAACTGCTGTCGATGTAGGTGCCTTGGTATTTGCCAGGTAAGAACCCGTTCTGCCAATTCTGCGATTCCTTGATCGGGTAACCACCCGGGCACATCGCGATGAACGAAGGCAGATTCTCGTTGTCACTGCCCAATCCATAGGTGAGCCATGATCCCATTGCTGGACGAATCAATCGGGCTTCGCCGCAATTCATCAGCAACAATGACGGCTCGTGATTTGGAACGTCCGCGTACATGCTGTTGATCACACACAAATCATCCGCGTGCTTGGCGGTGTGTTCGAACAGCTCACTGACTTCCAACCCGCACTCACCGTACTTGTCCCATTTGTAAGGCGAACGCATCACGTTGCCGGTCGGGCGTTCGGTCTTCAGGTTTGCCATTGGAGCAGTCTTACCATCGAACTCTTCGAGCGCCGGCTTGCGATCAAACGAGTCCACTTGGCTGGGGCCACCGTTCATGAACAGGTGAATGACACGTTTGGCTTTCGCGGGAAAGTGTGGCATCACTTCCCCACCGAAATCCGCTGGATTTGGCAACCCGGATGCAACGCTTTCGCGGCAGAGTGCATCGGTCAACGCGAGTGAGCCCAAGCCCATTCCGCATGCCTTCAACGCTTCGCGTCGAGAGAAATTGAGATTCATGATTCAATCCACGAATGCGAATTCGTTGGTGAGGAACAATACCTGGGCCAGCTGCGCGAGGCGGTCCAACTGAGGCGTTTCGGTCTTTTGAAATGGTCCACTGAAGTCGTCCACCGAGTTGGCTTCGACCACCGTGCCGTCTTTTGAAGCAGCCGAAATCTTGGATCGCCAGAAGAAGCTATCGTGGCTCAATGTCGAACCGCTGTGAGCGATGAACTCAACAAACTCGCCTTTGCGAATCTTCCGCTTCTTCGTTGGCAGAGGTCGATTGCTGCTGAATTGTTTTTCGCTGAATACAACCTCGCCGCCGATGCGAATCACTGCTTGGATGCCATCTCCTTGCTTGGCACGATGGCCGACCATCCCGGTGACTTTCACGACACCATCCATCGGACTCTTCCAACGCCGAACGACGGCCGCGTTGTCACCGTGCCCCGGGTGACCGCCTTCGTTGGTCAACCGAGCGTAACTGAATGGTCCCGGACTCGGATACTTGCCTTCGATCTGCCAGCCATTTTTGTCAAAGACGGGAAACTCGGTGAATTCACTGAGTTGATTGTCTTTCCAGTTTGCTGTTCCATACGTCCACAACTCTCGTGGATCAGCTTCCACCAAAGGAGGCAAACTTTCTGATCGAACGAACGCGACGGCTTCTTCCAACTCCGAAGCGGTCGGCTGCCGTTGAAGCAATCGCTGAAACAAGGTTGTCACTTGTTGGCCGACATCGTTGTGACTTTGCTTCACTTCACGGGCTGCTTCCAACGCGGCCGACGATAGCTGCGAATGATTCAACAAGAACAACGCTTGCTGCGGCACCGTCGTTTGATAGCGTTCGGGCGAATGCATATCGGGACTGGCGAAATCAAACGTTCGAAACAGCCCTGGCAAATTCTGACGATTGATCATCGCATACAACGTTCGGCGAGGCGTGATGGTCGGCGATGTGATCTCAACCGACTCGCCTCCGTATTGGCGATCAATTTGGCCCGCACCGACTAAAATGCAATCACGCAACGATTCAAAATCACGTCGACGTCTTTCCGCTCTTGCCAACGAAGTGTTGCTCGGATCCAAAGAGAGCATCACTGAGTCTGTGATGGATGACTGCTGGTAAATCCGAGTCGACAGGATGCGACGCATCAAACGCTGCGTGCTCCAGTGCGATTGAAAGTCCGCCGCCAAATCATCAAGCGTTTCTGGGATCGACGGAGCGGCGGTTCGAAAACCAAAATCACTGGGTGAATCGACAAGCGGTCGCCCGGTCAGATGTCCCCACACACGGTTGACGTACACACGAGCGGTCAGCGGGTTCTCGTTCGAGATGATCTTTTCCGCGAGATCCAAACGACCGCTGCCCGTCTCAAAAGGGATCTCCTCTGACTTACGGAACGCGGTTAGGTATTGACGTGGGGCGTCATCTCCGCGATTGCCCCGCTGGCCTCGAACGTAAACCTGTTGCCGACGAAGTTTGTCGCGATCGACCAACATCAGCGGGCTCGCGGCGGCGTCCAAGTCCTCCGGCGGCACACTGTTGTTAAGCACGTTGTAGAGCGAGTAATAGTCCAACGTGGGAATCGGATCGAATTTGTGATCGTGACATCGAGCACACGAAACCGTCAGCCCCAACAATCCTCGGGTGATCACATCAATGCGGTCATCCAGCGTGTCATCGTTCGACAAGAACTTCCGCCCGATGGTGATGAATCCCATCGCATCGGCGTTGCCGCTTTCATTTTTGGGATCTGTTCGATCTCCCGCCAATTGATGACGCACCATTGCATCAAACGGCATGTCTTCCGCGAACGCCTTCAAGACCCAATCACGGTAGCGATGGGATCCTTTGATCGTCCTCTCTTTGCCAGCCGTGGTGTACCCGATCGTGTCCGCATAGCGAGCGACGTCCAACCAATGCCGCCCCATTCGCTCGCTCATGCGAGGGTCCGCCAACATCCGATTCACACGCCGCTGAAACGCGTCCGGACGACGATCTTCTCGGAACGACTTGAGTTCGTCGAAGGTCGGCGGGAGTCCGGACAAATCGAAGTGCAACCGACGAAGCAGCGTATCTCGGTCGGCCATCTCGCTGACGGGGACCCCAAGTTCATTGGCGTACTTCGCTGACAAGTCATCTATCAAATCGCGAGAGTTAACGGCGACGCCAACATTGTGTTCTCGCAAATCGTCTCCGCTCACGCGTTCCGGCGGAACAAACGCCCAGTGCGAACGGACGTCACGACTGAGCGGCGACACAGGCTTTTCCGACGAATGCTCGTCGGTCCGCGGATCGGTCGCTCCTGAATCAATCCAATGTTTAAGAATCAAGATTTCGTCATCACTGAGCTTCTCGTCCGGCGGCATCTCCAGCCCGGGTTCGTCGTAGCCGATCGCACGGATCAGTACGCTGGCATCCGCCTTGCCAGGAACGATCGACGCACCGCGTGACCCACCGGCGAGCATCGCCGGCGCGGAGTCCAGCCGATAATCTCCCATCGACTCGCCAGATTCAGTTGAATGGCATTCGTAACAACGTTCGATCAGCAGTGGCCGGACCTTGGCCTCGAAGAAGTCTGTGTCATCGGCACTCGCCCACGTCGATGAAACCAGCGTTGCGGCCAGCCCGACACTCAGACATCGAATCCACTTCGTGTCGAGGATGAACCTCTGGCGCGCATGAGTAGACCGATGGTCTCGATTTGATCGGCGGACGAACATCGTCGTTTCGCTTACTGGCGGAAGGTGAGAATGGTGGGGGGGAACGGCTCAAGGTGGGAGGACAGATCGTTCATCTGCCCCAAAGCCGGCGAGTGCCAGTGTATCACCCCGGATCTATGGAGTCACTCTTGAAATGACTTGTCGACCAATCTAGCCCGCAGACGGTTGCCATGCTCGCTGTAAGTTCGCTCCGATTTCAGCAATTCTTCCACTTCATCCCACGCTTCGGCGTGTTCTTTTGCACGAGCGAGGTTGTACCGAGCGGAATCTTCCCACATCGACAATTGCTCCTCATCCAACACGCGTTTTTCGAACCAATTGGCCGCCGTGTCGAATCGCCCGTCGTCGTACTGCACCAATGCCAGCCAATGCGTCGCGGTGCGTTTGCCCAATCGCATGAACATTTGAATTTGCTGCAACTGTTGATCGTACTGCGAACTGTCGATCCCCAATCCACGCCGCAAACCGTATCGCTTTTGCAGATCCACGTTGATTCGCAAATCGGAAATTTCAAATTCAGGAGCACGTTGCTCCAGATACCGTGTTCGAGCTCCCTTCACGCCCTCGATGTCGTCATCGGCGAACTGTCCGGTCAGGTGTTGCCAGCGACCACTGGAAAGATTCCGGGCCATCTCATCCTGGCCGTCCAACACTGCCCATCGCGACATGAAATAGAACGAGAACATCGGATCTCGGTCGACCATTCGCCTCGCTTCCGCTTGATAGATCTCTGCCAGCAACGGCAACGTCCACATTCGCACGCCAGCAATCCCGGGAACCGCGTCGAGCTGTTTCGCTACCTTGTCAACGTCGACGTACAAGGTCATTCGGCGATCACCCGTCAGCCCATCTTCCAGCTTTTTCATTCGCGGTGAGACGGCTTCCATCCGAGTATTAAGCAGCGCGACGCTCTGCTGAATATCGGTTCGCGAAAGTGGGTAGTCGAAGTAGCCGGCAACATCCAAACGTCGCATCACGGTCGGCTCTTTCCGAGCCTGTTCTAACGTCGCGACGCCAACTTGATCGGGACCGGGGATTGGCAATCCCAATTCAGTTTCGAAAAGGTAGATCTGATCGCCCGCCAAAACGCCGACCGCCCACGGGGTCAACGATCCGTCGTCATCGGATTGCCGAGCCAAAACCGCCGAGCGAACACCTGCTTGCTCGCACAGTGCCGTGAAAACACTGGCACGCTGGATCGGATCACCCCGGCCGCGCCAGATCGTTTGATACAGCGTTTGCCGATATCCGGGACCTTCCAGCATCATCCCAAATGGAAGCTGTGGTCGCGGGACTTGCGGAGGAACGCTACCAGAACTGTCTAAAGGCTCGGCCGCGACGTTGCGAATCGTCCAATCGAACAGGCGACAAGCGGTCCGAAGCTGAGCCGCCGCGTCCTCGCCGATCTCCTCCGACAATCCATTCAACCAATCCACCAACAACGGATCTTCGCGAACCGGATCATCGATCCACTGAACCGCATGACGGAACAAATAGGCGTCTCGCAGCACTCCAACATCGGTCGGCTGAAACTCGGACCGCAAGATTTCCGCTCGCAGGTTTTCTTCAGGAACAACGTCGGTCAACGTGGACGCCAGTTCGGGAACATTGACCGAGCCCTCGCCCCCGGATTGATTTTGCGACCACTGATTCAAGTGGTAAGAAATTTGGCGGCTGGCCTTCTCCTCATTCAGTCCCACGAACTGGCTGAGCAGCGAAACGGTTTCGCCAAGGTGATCCTGCTGAGACTGCTTCTGCAGAGCGACTTGTCGTTGAGTTTGAATCCGACGCACGGTTTCCGAGTCGTCGGTGCATCCAGCCAGCAATACCGTGGCGGATGCCATGCATGCCAATACCGATGCGGGCGAGAGAGCAAACGTCATGGCTTGTTTGGCAAAGTGGAGCACGGCGGGAACAAACAGAGCAGCGAAGAAAAGAAGGCGTTTCGAAAACGTTGCATCGCGGGCCAATCAGCCATCCAGGCCGTCGACCGTCTCTCGCAAACGCAGCAAGCGGTCCAACGTTCCCGCGAATTGGTCCAGCGGAATCATATTCGGCCCGTCGCTCGGTGACGTTTTCGGGTCGGGGTGCGTCTCGAAAAAGAGAGCGTCACAACCGATGGCTACGGCGGCGCGAGCCAATGGTTCGACCAT
Protein-coding regions in this window:
- a CDS encoding DUF1501 domain-containing protein yields the protein MNLNFSRREALKACGMGLGSLALTDALCRESVASGLPNPADFGGEVMPHFPAKAKRVIHLFMNGGPSQVDSFDRKPALEEFDGKTAPMANLKTERPTGNVMRSPYKWDKYGECGLEVSELFEHTAKHADDLCVINSMYADVPNHEPSLLLMNCGEARLIRPAMGSWLTYGLGSDNENLPSFIAMCPGGYPIKESQNWQNGFLPGKYQGTYIDSSFATVERLLENIRGRSVHPTNQREQLDLLAKLNQQHASERGNDPRLESRIESFELAYRMQSEASEAFDISRETEETRTMYGDGDFARQALIARRLVERGVRFVQLYTGAGQPWDSHDDLDKAHRRVAKGVDQGIGALLSDLKRTGLLDETLVIWGGEFGRTPVVEMPKEGSNQGKMNGRDHNHYGFTMWMAGGGVNAGTRVGATDELGFKAVENRVHVHDMHATVLRLMGYDHKRLTYRYAGRDFRLTDVHGRIVDEIIG
- a CDS encoding PSD1 and planctomycete cytochrome C domain-containing protein codes for the protein MFVRRSNRDHRSTHARQRFILDTKWIRCLSVGLAATLVSSTWASADDTDFFEAKVRPLLIERCYECHSTESGESMGDYRLDSAPAMLAGGSRGASIVPGKADASVLIRAIGYDEPGLEMPPDEKLSDDEILILKHWIDSGATDPRTDEHSSEKPVSPLSRDVRSHWAFVPPERVSGDDLREHNVGVAVNSRDLIDDLSAKYANELGVPVSEMADRDTLLRRLHFDLSGLPPTFDELKSFREDRRPDAFQRRVNRMLADPRMSERMGRHWLDVARYADTIGYTTAGKERTIKGSHRYRDWVLKAFAEDMPFDAMVRHQLAGDRTDPKNESGNADAMGFITIGRKFLSNDDTLDDRIDVITRGLLGLTVSCARCHDHKFDPIPTLDYYSLYNVLNNSVPPEDLDAAASPLMLVDRDKLRRQQVYVRGQRGNRGDDAPRQYLTAFRKSEEIPFETGSGRLDLAEKIISNENPLTARVYVNRVWGHLTGRPLVDSPSDFGFRTAAPSIPETLDDLAADFQSHWSTQRLMRRILSTRIYQQSSITDSVMLSLDPSNTSLARAERRRRDFESLRDCILVGAGQIDRQYGGESVEITSPTITPRRTLYAMINRQNLPGLFRTFDFASPDMHSPERYQTTVPQQALFLLNHSQLSSAALEAAREVKQSHNDVGQQVTTLFQRLLQRQPTASELEEAVAFVRSESLPPLVEADPRELWTYGTANWKDNQLSEFTEFPVFDKNGWQIEGKYPSPGPFSYARLTNEGGHPGHGDNAAVVRRWKSPMDGVVKVTGMVGHRAKQGDGIQAVIRIGGEVVFSEKQFSSNRPLPTKKRKIRKGEFVEFIAHSGSTLSHDSFFWRSKISAASKDGTVVEANSVDDFSGPFQKTETPQLDRLAQLAQVLFLTNEFAFVD